The following are encoded together in the Humulus lupulus chromosome 5, drHumLupu1.1, whole genome shotgun sequence genome:
- the LOC133834277 gene encoding altered inheritance rate of mitochondria protein 25-like isoform X1: MNWARSWRCLTKKLHKSTPEVSKISSSRYYHRVGFQERLILPRNPFSGFGSNSKHGSLIPSRHFGKNAGNDIHIGRDFLAQLWVADGKMNKKTRKVVYGHCGSPSPPPVYEDRLFSSEAYVPEFKQGKKAVSVPFPGLSEYLRPETPEEVQVEPLLARSNLLITRDIEWANLVLGFEQENRYAIVDVCYPQSPVGLIREQSNVLARQFLRLRRPFVALVTDAEGNELFRVRRPFWWINSSIYAEVNGKEVGVVHRRWHLWRRIYDLYLGNKQFAVVENPGFWNWTFTLKDINGNVLAEIDRDWRGFGFELFTDAGQYVIRFGSTDPSSKHGAAEAVQDLEVFRPLSLSERAVAVALAISLDNDYFSRHGGCLYLTLIKQSSILYHMYSLKNQE; the protein is encoded by the exons ATGAACTGGGCGAGGAGTTGGCGTTGCCTTACGAAGAAGCTCCATAAGTCCACGCCAGAGGTTTCGAAAATCAGTTCATCAAGATATTACCATCGCGTGGGGTTTCAAGAAAGGTTGATCCTACCGAGAAATCCCTTTTCGGGATTTGGGTCGAATTCGAAACATGGCTCTTTGATTCCGTCTCGCCATTTTGGGAAGAATGCTGGAAATGATATCCACATAGGCAGAGATTTTCTTGCACAGCTCTGGGTTGCAGATGGGAAAATGAATAAGAAAACTAGAAAAGTGGTTTATGGACATTGTGGTTCACCTTCACCACCGCCAGTGTATGAAGATCGATTGTTTTCTTCAGAGGCATATGTTCCTGAATTTAAGCAGGGCAAGAAAGCTGTGTCAGTGCCATTTCCTGGTCTATCAGAATATTTGAGACCTGAAACTCCAGAAGag GTCCAGGTGGAACCTCTTCTTGCCAGATCAAATTTGCTTATTACTAGGGATATAGAGTGGGCAAATCTTGTCCTTGGTTTTGAGcag GAAAATCGGTATGCTATTGTGGATGTGTGCTATCCCCAATCA CCAGTAGGTTTAATTCGTGAACAAAGTAATGTCCTTGCTAGACAG TTTCTTCGCTTGAGGCGCCCTTTTGTTGCTCTTGTAACTGATGCAGAGGGTAATGAGCTTTTCAGg GTACGTAGGCCGTTTTGGTGGATAAACAGCTCAATTTATGCAGAGGTCAATGGAAAG GAAGTTGGGGTGGTTCACAGGCGATGGCATCTATGGAGGAGGATTTATGATTTGTACCTGGG GAACAAGCAGTTTGCAGTGGTTGAAAACCCTGGCTTCTGGAATTGGACATTCACTTTGAAGGACATTAATGGCAATGTGCTCGCTGAGATAGATCGTGACTGGAGAGGTTTCGGCTTTGAG CTTTTTACTGATGCTGGTCAATACGTGATTCGCTTTGGAAGTACTGATCCAAGCTCCAAGCATGGAGCTGCTGAAGCG GTTCAAGATTTGGAAGTGTTCCGTCCACTGAGTTTATCGGAGAGAGCTGTGGCTGTTGCTCTTGCTATATCATTAGACAATGACTATTTCTCAAGGCATGGTGGCTG CTTGTACCTTACTCTGATAAAGCAATCCTCAATCTTGTACCACATGTACTCGTTGAAGAACCAAGAGTAA
- the LOC133834277 gene encoding altered inheritance rate of mitochondria protein 25-like isoform X2 encodes MNWARSWRCLTKKLHKSTPEVSKISSSRYYHRVGFQERLILPRNPFSGFGSNSKHGSLIPSRHFGKNAGNDIHIGRDFLAQLWVADGKMNKKTRKVVYGHCGSPSPPPVYEDRLFSSEAYVPEFKQGKKAVSVPFPGLSEYLRPETPEEVQVEPLLARSNLLITRDIEWANLVLGFEQENRYAIVDVCYPQSPVGLIREQSNVLARQFLRLRRPFVALVTDAEGNELFRVRRPFWWINSSIYAEVNGKEVGVVHRRWHLWRRIYDLYLGNKQFAVVENPGFWNWTFTLKDINGNVLAEIDRDWRGFGFELFTDAGQYVIRFGSTDPSSKHGAAEAVQDLEVFRPLSLSERAVAVALAISLDNDYFSRHGGWGLPLIAVGE; translated from the exons ATGAACTGGGCGAGGAGTTGGCGTTGCCTTACGAAGAAGCTCCATAAGTCCACGCCAGAGGTTTCGAAAATCAGTTCATCAAGATATTACCATCGCGTGGGGTTTCAAGAAAGGTTGATCCTACCGAGAAATCCCTTTTCGGGATTTGGGTCGAATTCGAAACATGGCTCTTTGATTCCGTCTCGCCATTTTGGGAAGAATGCTGGAAATGATATCCACATAGGCAGAGATTTTCTTGCACAGCTCTGGGTTGCAGATGGGAAAATGAATAAGAAAACTAGAAAAGTGGTTTATGGACATTGTGGTTCACCTTCACCACCGCCAGTGTATGAAGATCGATTGTTTTCTTCAGAGGCATATGTTCCTGAATTTAAGCAGGGCAAGAAAGCTGTGTCAGTGCCATTTCCTGGTCTATCAGAATATTTGAGACCTGAAACTCCAGAAGag GTCCAGGTGGAACCTCTTCTTGCCAGATCAAATTTGCTTATTACTAGGGATATAGAGTGGGCAAATCTTGTCCTTGGTTTTGAGcag GAAAATCGGTATGCTATTGTGGATGTGTGCTATCCCCAATCA CCAGTAGGTTTAATTCGTGAACAAAGTAATGTCCTTGCTAGACAG TTTCTTCGCTTGAGGCGCCCTTTTGTTGCTCTTGTAACTGATGCAGAGGGTAATGAGCTTTTCAGg GTACGTAGGCCGTTTTGGTGGATAAACAGCTCAATTTATGCAGAGGTCAATGGAAAG GAAGTTGGGGTGGTTCACAGGCGATGGCATCTATGGAGGAGGATTTATGATTTGTACCTGGG GAACAAGCAGTTTGCAGTGGTTGAAAACCCTGGCTTCTGGAATTGGACATTCACTTTGAAGGACATTAATGGCAATGTGCTCGCTGAGATAGATCGTGACTGGAGAGGTTTCGGCTTTGAG CTTTTTACTGATGCTGGTCAATACGTGATTCGCTTTGGAAGTACTGATCCAAGCTCCAAGCATGGAGCTGCTGAAGCG GTTCAAGATTTGGAAGTGTTCCGTCCACTGAGTTTATCGGAGAGAGCTGTGGCTGTTGCTCTTGCTATATCATTAGACAATGACTATTTCTCAAGGCATGGTGGCTG GGGATTGCCTTTGATAGCGGTTGGCGAGTAG